Sequence from the Corallococcus sp. EGB genome:
GTGCTGATGCCCGCCTACCACCACGGCGTGGAGGTGGAGGCGGTGGTGGACGCGGGCGCGACGCCGCGCTTCTACCGCGTGGGCAGCCGCTGGGACGTGGACCTGGCGGACGTGGCCCGGCGCATCACGCCGAAGACGCGCGCGCTCTACCTCACGCACTACGCGGGCTTCCCGGGCCCGGTGGCCGAGATGCGCAAGCTGGCGGACGAGCACGGCATCCCGTTGATCGAGGACTGCGCGCTGTCCCTGCTGTCATCCGACGGTACGACGCCGCTGGGCACCACGGGCGACGTGGGCATCTTCTGCCTCTACAAGACCCTTCCGGTACCCAATGGGGGTGCGCTGGTCGTCAATGGCAAGCGCTCGTACAGCCTGCCGGAGCCGCCGGCGCCGCCGCTGGCGTCCACCTTCAGCCACACCGTGTCCGCGCTGCTGCAGAACCTGGAGCTGCGCGGCGGGGCGGTGGGCCGGGGGCTGCGCGGCCTGGTGCGCTCGGTGGGGCACGGCACGGTGAAGGCCGCGAGCATCGAGCGCGTGGCCACGGGCACGCAGCACTTCGACCGGCGGCACGTGGACCTGGGCATGAGCCCGTTGACGAAGCGGATCGCGCTGGCGCAGGACCTGGATTCCATCGTCGAGGCGCGCCGCCGCAACTACTTCCTCCTGCTGAGCCGGCTGCGCGACGTGTCTCCGCCGCTCTTCAACCAGCTGCCTCCGGGCGTCAGCCCCCTGTTCTACCCGATGCTGGTGCAGGACAAGGAGGCGCTGCTGGCGAGGCTGCGGGAGAGGGGCATCGACGCCATCGACTTCTGGAAGCGCTTCCATCCCGCGTGCGACCCGGCGGAGTTCCCGGAGGTGGCGCAGCTGCGCCGCACCATCCTGGAGATTCCGTGCCACCAGGACTTGTCGCCGGAGGTGATGGGGCAGGTGGCGGACGTGGTGCGGGAGGTGCTGAAGACGGAGCGCCAGCCGAGCAAGCGCGCGTCGTGAGGGACCAGGAACTGGCGCCCGGGTTGCAATGGCCCCCGGGTGCCGGGGAAGTGCTTCGGGAAAGGCATCAGGGTGACGCGGTGATCCGCGAGGACGAGTTGACGTCGGGGCCGAGGTTGTCGCCGCGGTTGGACGTGGCGGCGGTGGGCAATGCCTCTCAGCTGGCGGGGATGCGGGCGGAGTGGAACGCGCTGCTGGACGCGAGCACGGCCGGTCCGTTCAACGCATGGGAGTGGCTGTATCCGTGGTGCCGGCGCATCGCGCCCGACGTGCGGCCGCTGGTGCTGACGGCGCGAGACAGGCTGGGCACGCTGGTGGGCCTGCTGCCGCTGGGGCTGGAGCACCGCTGGGTGAACGGGGTGCGCGTGCGGCGCCTGGGCTTCCTGGGGGAGACGCACGTGGGCAGCGACTACCTGGACGTGGTGGCGCGCAAGGGCCGCGAGGCGGAGGTGGCCCGGGCGTTCTTCCAGGTGCTCCAGGGGCTTCGCGACGAGTGGGATGTGTTGGATTTGACGGACCTGCGTGAGGGTTCGACGACGCTCGGCGTGGCGCGCGAGGTGTTTGGCGACGTGCGCGTGTCGGAGCGCTACGTGTGCCCCTACGAGACGCTGGTGCCGGGCGAGCCGTTCGATGCCTTCCTCAAGCGCACGGGCCGGCGGGACAACTACCTGCGCCGGCGCAAGTGGCTGGAGAAGCAGGACGGCTACCGCATCGAGCGCACGGACGCGCCGGGTGGGTTGGCCGGTCCGATGACGGACTTCCTCCGGCTGCACGCGCTGCGCTGGTCCTCGGATGGCGGGTCGCAGGGCATCAAGGGCGCTGGGGTGGAGGCGTTCCACCGGGATGCGACGCAGTGGCTGGCGGAGCGGGGCCGGCTGCGGATGTACACGATGAAGGTGGGCGGCCAGGCGGTGGCGTCCGTGTACGGCATCCTCCATGGCCAGACGTTCGTGTACTTCCAGTCCGGCTATGACCCGGCGTGGCGCAACCGCAGCGTGGGGCTGGTGCTGGTGGGCGAGACGTTCAAGGACGCCATCGAGATGGGCCTGACGGAGTACGACTTCCTGCGGGGCACGGAGACGTACAAGTCCGACTGGGTGACGAAGCAGCGGCAGACGGTGTCGCTGCGCGTGCACGGCGCGGGCTTCGCGGGCGGGTGGTTCACGCGCTCCGAGGCGTGGGCCCGCCAGACGCGCAACGCGGTGAAGGGGGTGCTGTCCGACGCGCTGGTGGAGAAGGTGCGCCGGTTCCGTCGGAGGAAGGCCGCGGTGCATTGACGCCCGGGGGGGCACGGGCCGAGGTGACGGTGGGGAGGCGGGCCGGAGGCCCGGCCCTTCACGACGCACACCGTAGCGCTACGGCTGCGCGACCTCCGCGCGCAGCTGGGCGATGGCGGGGGCCAGCTGCGGGGGCTGCATGTTCTTGGGCACTTCCACCGTGAAGCGTTCGAAATGCGCCAGCGCGCCTGCCTTGTCGCCCCGGCGCAGCGACAGGCTGCCCAGGAAGATGAGCGCCTCCTGTGCGTCCGGCCACGTGTCCACCAGCTCCGTCAGCTCCTGCTCCGCGCCCTGCAGGTCGCCCTGCGATGTCGCGCGCAGCACGCCCCGGTGCACCCGCAGCTCCACGTTGAACGGATCCACCGCCAGGCCCTTCAGCGTCACCTTCATCGCTTCGTCGAACTGCTGCTGGCGGATGAGCTCGTGGCTCAGCATCGACGCGGCCTCCACGTCGCCCGGGTTCGACGCCAGCCGCTGGCGCGCCTGCTCCAGTTCGTCGTTCTCCTCGGGCAGCTGCGCCTGCTGCTGGGCCATGCCCGGCGGCGTCGCGCCCGTGCCCATCTGCCCTTCCTCGCGCGGCTTCTGCTCGGACACGAGCAGGTAGCTCAGCCCTCCGAAGAAGACCACGATGCCCGCGCCCCACATCGCGCCCACCAGCTGCGGATTGCGCGACGCCCAGCCCGTGGGCGCCGGCACGTTGCGCGCGGGTGACCTCTCTCCCGCCGCCTGCCGCTTCTGGTGCTCGTCCTTCGCGCGCAGCGCGGCGGCCGCCTCCTTCTCCAGGCGCGCCTTCTCCGCCGTGTAGTGCTCCGCGCTGAAGTGGTGCTTCTCCGCCTCCAGCGTCCGCAGCTGCTCGATGAGCGACTGCGCCCGCTGCGCCAGGTCGTCCGCCGTACCGTCCGCCCTGGGCGGGGTGTCCGGCAGCGCGCTCCCCGTCTTCATCTTCATGTAGAGGAGCCACGCGGCCGCCAGCACGAAGGCGACCGACAGGACGATGATTCCGGGCAACCAGTTGGTGGGCTCGGGCTGCATGGCTTAGCGCTCCAGCTCCCGGCGCACGGCCTGGAGGTAGGGGTCCGCGTCGTCCGGAGACGGCGCGGGTGTGGAAGGGGAGGGGACCTGCGCGGCTTCCGCGGGCGCGGCGCCCTCGGGCAAGGGCTGACGCTGTTTCAGGATGACGAAGAGGCCGCCCAGCACCAGCGCCACCGGTCCCAGCCACACGAACCAGTTGAAGCCCTCCGCGCGCGGCTCCAGCAACACCCACTCGCCGTAGCGCGCCACGAAGTAGTCGACGATCTCCGTGTCCGTCTTGCCCGCGGAGACCAGCTCGCGCACCTTGTCCAACTGGGCGCGCGC
This genomic interval carries:
- a CDS encoding DegT/DnrJ/EryC1/StrS family aminotransferase, with product MEAVKTTDKLFVPSLPTLWPGMLVAPRRPGALPPFSSSNARYFYFARNAIWLAIKMLRLDGGEVLMPAYHHGVEVEAVVDAGATPRFYRVGSRWDVDLADVARRITPKTRALYLTHYAGFPGPVAEMRKLADEHGIPLIEDCALSLLSSDGTTPLGTTGDVGIFCLYKTLPVPNGGALVVNGKRSYSLPEPPAPPLASTFSHTVSALLQNLELRGGAVGRGLRGLVRSVGHGTVKAASIERVATGTQHFDRRHVDLGMSPLTKRIALAQDLDSIVEARRRNYFLLLSRLRDVSPPLFNQLPPGVSPLFYPMLVQDKEALLARLRERGIDAIDFWKRFHPACDPAEFPEVAQLRRTILEIPCHQDLSPEVMGQVADVVREVLKTERQPSKRAS
- a CDS encoding GNAT family N-acetyltransferase; amino-acid sequence: MIREDELTSGPRLSPRLDVAAVGNASQLAGMRAEWNALLDASTAGPFNAWEWLYPWCRRIAPDVRPLVLTARDRLGTLVGLLPLGLEHRWVNGVRVRRLGFLGETHVGSDYLDVVARKGREAEVARAFFQVLQGLRDEWDVLDLTDLREGSTTLGVAREVFGDVRVSERYVCPYETLVPGEPFDAFLKRTGRRDNYLRRRKWLEKQDGYRIERTDAPGGLAGPMTDFLRLHALRWSSDGGSQGIKGAGVEAFHRDATQWLAERGRLRMYTMKVGGQAVASVYGILHGQTFVYFQSGYDPAWRNRSVGLVLVGETFKDAIEMGLTEYDFLRGTETYKSDWVTKQRQTVSLRVHGAGFAGGWFTRSEAWARQTRNAVKGVLSDALVEKVRRFRRRKAAVH
- a CDS encoding tetratricopeptide repeat protein — its product is MQPEPTNWLPGIIVLSVAFVLAAAWLLYMKMKTGSALPDTPPRADGTADDLAQRAQSLIEQLRTLEAEKHHFSAEHYTAEKARLEKEAAAALRAKDEHQKRQAAGERSPARNVPAPTGWASRNPQLVGAMWGAGIVVFFGGLSYLLVSEQKPREEGQMGTGATPPGMAQQQAQLPEENDELEQARQRLASNPGDVEAASMLSHELIRQQQFDEAMKVTLKGLAVDPFNVELRVHRGVLRATSQGDLQGAEQELTELVDTWPDAQEALIFLGSLSLRRGDKAGALAHFERFTVEVPKNMQPPQLAPAIAQLRAEVAQP
- a CDS encoding cytochrome c-type biogenesis protein → MNAVLVSLTLALSLATGQFAPQQAASEPLAPEQEVRVQQLAKKLRCAVCQGLSVADSPSSMARAQLDKVRELVSAGKTDTEIVDYFVARYGEWVLLEPRAEGFNWFVWLGPVALVLGGLFVILKQRQPLPEGAAPAEAAQVPSPSTPAPSPDDADPYLQAVRRELER